Proteins encoded within one genomic window of Companilactobacillus sp.:
- the yaaA gene encoding S4 domain-containing protein YaaA produces MSQKITIKTEFITVGQFLKEVGIIATGGQAKWYLQENSITVNGEPENRRGKKLHKGDKVIAEGQTFEIA; encoded by the coding sequence ATGTCGCAAAAAATAACAATTAAGACCGAATTTATTACTGTAGGACAATTCCTGAAAGAGGTTGGCATCATTGCAACTGGCGGTCAGGCTAAATGGTATTTGCAGGAAAACTCGATCACTGTCAACGGCGAACCTGAAAATCGTCGAGGAAAGAAACTTCACAAGGGCGATAAGGTTATTGCTGAGGGTCAAACTTTTGAAATTGCATAA
- the recF gene encoding DNA replication/repair protein RecF (All proteins in this family for which functions are known are DNA-binding proteins that assist the filamentation of RecA onto DNA for the initiation of recombination or recombinational repair.): MFVKELELQNYRNYESLKIDFSPNINVFLGRNAQGKTNLLEAMYFLALTRSHRTSNDKDLIRWGSDFARISGTVIKDNASRLKMNLIISKSGKKAKLNNLEQRKLSSYIGNLNVVLFSPEDLSIVKGNPTVRRKFVDMEFGQISSQYLKTVSQFRSVLKQRNVYLKKLQHHETKDLVYLDVLSDQLAAYCAEVTQTRLTFLHRLQIFIQKIHAKITDNQEVLKLQYSSFFKAEGMDVEAIYNLYKDTFKKNYRKEIQRGVTLYGPHRDDIKFLVNDKNVQDFGSQGQQRSVALSLKLAEVELIKEEVGDYPILLLDDVLSELDQKRQTHLLSSIGQDIQTFITTTSLDDVDQTLIKDPNVLQIVDGKIKQEEI; the protein is encoded by the coding sequence TTGTTCGTAAAAGAACTTGAGCTTCAAAATTATCGCAATTATGAATCTTTAAAGATTGATTTTTCGCCAAACATCAATGTTTTTTTGGGACGCAATGCCCAGGGTAAGACCAACTTATTAGAGGCTATGTATTTTTTAGCTTTGACCAGAAGCCATAGAACGTCCAATGACAAGGATTTAATTAGATGGGGAAGTGATTTTGCCAGAATTTCGGGCACGGTTATCAAAGATAATGCCAGTCGTTTAAAGATGAACCTGATTATCAGTAAATCCGGGAAAAAAGCTAAATTGAACAATTTGGAACAACGTAAATTGTCGAGTTACATCGGTAATTTAAACGTTGTCTTGTTTTCTCCAGAGGATTTATCGATCGTTAAGGGCAATCCGACTGTCAGACGTAAATTTGTCGATATGGAATTTGGTCAAATTTCATCGCAATATCTCAAAACTGTTAGTCAGTTTAGATCTGTTCTTAAACAACGCAACGTCTATTTGAAAAAATTACAGCATCATGAAACAAAGGATCTAGTATATCTAGATGTTTTATCTGATCAACTTGCAGCTTATTGTGCAGAAGTGACGCAGACACGCTTAACTTTTTTACATCGGCTGCAAATTTTTATTCAAAAGATCCACGCTAAGATCACAGATAACCAAGAAGTGTTAAAGCTTCAGTACAGTAGTTTTTTTAAAGCTGAAGGTATGGACGTTGAAGCTATTTACAACTTATACAAAGACACCTTCAAAAAGAACTATCGCAAAGAAATTCAACGCGGAGTCACTTTATATGGCCCGCACAGGGATGATATTAAATTCTTAGTTAATGATAAAAACGTTCAGGACTTTGGCTCGCAGGGACAGCAGCGCTCGGTTGCTTTGAGTCTGAAATTGGCTGAGGTCGAATTGATCAAGGAAGAAGTAGGGGATTATCCGATCTTGCTATTGGATGATGTGTTATCCGAGTTAGACCAGAAACGGCAAACTCATCTCTTGTCGTCGATTGGACAGGACATTCAAACCTTTATCACTACGACGTCGCTTGACGATGTTGATCAAACTTTGATCAAGGATCCTAATGTTTTACAGATTGTTGACGGAAAAATCAAACAGGAGGAAATTTAA
- the gyrB gene encoding DNA topoisomerase (ATP-hydrolyzing) subunit B, translating to MAENSKEEELEKKEKLAEEYDASQIQVLEGLEAVRKRPGMYIGSTSSQGLHHLVWEIIDNGIDEALAGFATKIEVTVEPDNSITVTDDGRGIPVDIQKKTGKPALETVYTILHAGGKFGGGGYKVSGGLHGVGASVVNALSSELDVVVTRGGKQYGIDFEKGKVKHPMHVVGDAGEFDHGTRVHFVPDPDIFTETTVYDDKVLTTRIRELAFLNKGLKLTFTDKRKDTAEKLVFHYEGGIKSYVEFLNKGKEVLFDDPIYLEGVQDGVTVEVALQYIDEYHTNLLTFANNIHTYEGGTHEVGFKTALTRVINDYAHKNKLMKDNEKLSGEDVREGMTAVVSVKHPDPQFEGQTKTKLGNSDARTITDRLFSEHFMKFLMENPNTAKKIIEKGTLATKARLAAKRAREVTRKQNGLEISNLPGKLADNSSKDPEISELFIVEGDSAGGSAKTGRSRLTQAILPIRGKILNVEKASMDKILANEEIRTLFTAMGTGFGEEFDISKARYHKVIIMTDADVDGAHIRTLLLTLLYRYMRPIVDAGYVYIAKPPLYQVRQGKIMEYLDTDKEKDDFISQLPAKPEPKIQRYKGLGEMDADQLWETTMDPEKRRLDRVELDDAAGADQIFSMLMGDKVAPRREFIEENARYAEVDY from the coding sequence ATGGCTGAAAACAGCAAAGAAGAAGAATTAGAGAAAAAAGAAAAACTAGCTGAAGAATATGATGCCAGTCAAATCCAAGTCCTCGAAGGACTTGAAGCTGTTCGTAAAAGACCTGGTATGTATATCGGATCTACTAGTAGCCAAGGTCTCCACCATCTTGTCTGGGAAATTATCGATAATGGTATCGATGAAGCTTTAGCAGGATTTGCTACGAAGATCGAAGTCACGGTTGAACCTGACAACTCGATCACTGTTACTGATGATGGACGTGGTATCCCAGTCGATATTCAAAAGAAGACTGGTAAACCAGCTCTTGAAACTGTTTATACTATCTTGCATGCCGGTGGTAAATTCGGCGGCGGCGGATACAAGGTTTCTGGTGGACTTCACGGTGTTGGTGCTTCAGTTGTTAATGCCTTGAGTAGTGAGTTGGACGTAGTTGTTACCCGTGGCGGCAAACAATACGGAATCGACTTTGAAAAAGGTAAAGTTAAGCATCCAATGCACGTGGTTGGCGATGCCGGAGAATTTGATCATGGTACTCGTGTTCATTTCGTGCCGGATCCAGATATTTTTACTGAAACTACTGTTTATGATGATAAAGTTCTGACAACAAGAATCCGTGAACTAGCTTTCTTGAACAAAGGCTTAAAACTTACATTTACCGATAAACGTAAAGATACCGCTGAAAAACTTGTCTTCCACTACGAGGGTGGAATCAAGAGTTACGTCGAATTTTTGAACAAGGGTAAAGAGGTCCTCTTTGACGATCCAATTTATCTTGAAGGCGTTCAAGATGGCGTAACTGTCGAAGTTGCTTTGCAATATATCGACGAATACCATACCAATCTATTAACATTCGCTAATAATATTCACACGTACGAAGGTGGTACTCACGAAGTTGGGTTCAAGACTGCCTTAACGCGTGTGATCAATGACTATGCCCACAAGAACAAATTGATGAAAGATAACGAGAAGTTATCCGGTGAAGATGTCCGTGAAGGGATGACTGCGGTCGTTTCTGTTAAGCATCCAGATCCACAATTTGAAGGACAGACTAAGACTAAGTTAGGAAACTCCGATGCTAGAACTATCACTGATCGTTTATTCAGTGAGCATTTCATGAAGTTCTTGATGGAAAATCCTAATACAGCTAAGAAGATCATTGAAAAAGGTACTTTGGCAACTAAGGCTAGACTTGCTGCTAAACGTGCCCGTGAAGTTACACGTAAGCAAAATGGTCTTGAGATCAGCAATTTACCTGGTAAGTTGGCTGATAACTCAAGTAAAGATCCTGAAATTTCAGAATTATTCATCGTCGAGGGTGATTCAGCCGGCGGTTCTGCTAAGACTGGTCGTTCACGTTTGACTCAAGCTATTTTGCCTATTAGAGGTAAGATCTTAAACGTTGAAAAAGCTTCAATGGATAAGATTTTAGCTAACGAAGAAATCAGAACTTTGTTCACTGCTATGGGAACAGGTTTTGGTGAGGAATTCGATATTTCAAAAGCTCGTTATCATAAAGTTATTATTATGACCGATGCCGATGTCGATGGTGCTCATATTAGAACATTGCTGTTGACTTTGCTCTACAGATATATGAGGCCAATCGTTGATGCAGGCTATGTCTACATCGCTAAGCCACCTTTGTATCAAGTTCGCCAAGGTAAGATCATGGAATATCTTGATACTGATAAAGAAAAAGATGACTTCATTTCCCAACTTCCAGCAAAACCTGAACCAAAGATCCAACGTTACAAGGGTCTTGGTGAAATGGATGCTGACCAATTATGGGAAACAACTATGGACCCAGAAAAGAGAAGACTTGACCGTGTCGAGCTCGATGACGCAGCCGGCGCCGATCAAATTTTTTCAATGTTGATGGGTGACAAGGTTGCTCCTAGACGTGAATTCATTGAAGAAAATGCTCGCTATGCCGAAGTTGACTATTAG
- the gyrA gene encoding DNA gyrase subunit A yields MDDRRIENVNLTEVMKKSFVDYAASVIVSRALPDVRDGLKPVHRRILYGMNELGVTPDKPYKKSARFVGDIMGKYHPHGDSAIYESMVRMAQDFSYRYPLVDGHGNFGSIDGDPPAAMRYTEARMSKMAVEMLRDINKDTVDLVPNYDGEEKEPMVLPARFPNLLVNGATGIAVGMTTNIPSHNLKEVIDALHILMRNKDATLMDLMKVLPGPDFATGGIIMGRSGIRRAYESGKGTITLRAKVDVVTKKSGAEQIIVTELPYMVNKATLVERIAELARDKKLEGITDLNDESDREGMRIVIDIRRDMSASVVLNNLYKLTQLQISYGINMVAIVGKTPKVLSLKEVLLEYLKHQEVVIRRRTEYDLKRAEARAHILEGLRIALDHIDEIIKIIRGSQTSAIAKQTLMDNFKLSDKQSQAILDMRLVRLTGLEREKVESEYQELLVKIADYKDILAKPERVDKIIYDELLEIQDKFGDERRTEIRASEITNIEDEDLIEEENILVVLTHNGYIKRLSADEFRVQNRGGRGIQGMGVHDDDFIEQMIYTSTHDRLLFFTNTGKVYRTKGYEVPEYGRTAKGIPVINLLNIEKGEKIQTVINVDKDVDLDNSFLFFVTKFGTVKRTAVSDFANIRHSGLRAIALRDEDELINVFMTDGNKVIFIGTHKGYAVTFKETDVRPMGRTAAGVRGIKLREQDYVVGSSILEPEQEVLTISENGYGKRTAASEYPVKGRGGKGIKTANVTEKNGPIAGIAAVNTDEDIMLVTNTGVMIRFDVNNVSQTGRATLGVRLIKVDDDAIVSTMTKIAHEDEEEDQTDDPSTDSTDGNTDPTDNATPDSSDTTPDEDETDNNSSDSDNSEE; encoded by the coding sequence ATGGACGATCGAAGAATTGAAAATGTTAATTTGACGGAAGTTATGAAAAAATCTTTCGTTGATTATGCTGCCAGTGTTATCGTATCTCGTGCTCTTCCTGATGTACGTGATGGTCTAAAACCTGTTCATCGTCGTATTTTATACGGTATGAATGAATTAGGTGTTACACCTGACAAGCCATACAAGAAGAGTGCTCGTTTCGTTGGGGATATCATGGGTAAGTATCACCCCCATGGTGACTCAGCTATTTACGAATCAATGGTTAGAATGGCCCAGGACTTTAGTTATCGTTATCCATTAGTTGATGGACATGGTAACTTTGGTTCTATCGATGGTGATCCGCCTGCTGCTATGCGTTATACAGAAGCTCGTATGAGTAAGATGGCGGTGGAAATGCTCCGCGATATCAATAAAGATACCGTTGATCTTGTTCCTAACTACGATGGTGAAGAAAAAGAACCTATGGTTCTTCCAGCCAGATTCCCTAACTTATTAGTCAATGGTGCGACTGGTATTGCTGTTGGTATGACTACCAACATTCCATCGCATAACTTAAAAGAAGTTATCGATGCTTTGCATATTTTGATGAGAAACAAAGATGCCACTCTGATGGACTTGATGAAAGTATTGCCTGGACCTGATTTTGCGACCGGTGGTATTATAATGGGTCGTTCAGGTATCAGACGTGCTTATGAATCTGGTAAAGGTACGATCACTTTAAGAGCTAAGGTTGATGTTGTGACTAAGAAGAGTGGCGCAGAACAAATTATTGTTACTGAGCTTCCTTATATGGTCAACAAAGCAACGTTAGTTGAAAGAATCGCCGAGCTTGCTCGTGATAAAAAACTTGAAGGTATCACTGATTTGAATGATGAGTCTGACCGTGAAGGGATGAGAATCGTTATCGATATCCGTCGCGACATGTCAGCCTCAGTCGTCTTGAACAACCTTTATAAGTTGACTCAATTGCAAATTTCATATGGTATCAACATGGTTGCTATCGTTGGCAAGACTCCTAAGGTCCTTTCTCTAAAAGAAGTCTTACTTGAATACTTGAAGCATCAAGAAGTAGTTATTCGTAGAAGAACTGAATATGATTTGAAACGTGCTGAAGCTCGTGCTCATATCCTTGAAGGTTTGAGAATTGCTTTGGACCACATCGATGAGATCATCAAGATCATCCGTGGTTCGCAAACTTCAGCGATTGCTAAACAAACTTTGATGGACAATTTCAAGTTATCTGACAAACAATCACAAGCTATCTTGGATATGCGTTTGGTTCGTTTGACAGGTTTGGAACGTGAAAAAGTCGAATCAGAGTATCAAGAATTGTTAGTTAAGATTGCCGATTACAAAGACATCTTGGCTAAACCAGAACGTGTCGATAAGATCATCTATGATGAATTGTTAGAGATCCAAGACAAGTTTGGCGACGAACGTCGTACAGAAATTCGTGCCTCTGAGATCACTAACATCGAAGATGAAGACTTGATTGAAGAAGAAAACATCCTAGTTGTTCTGACTCACAATGGATACATCAAACGCCTTTCCGCTGATGAATTTAGAGTTCAAAATCGTGGTGGACGTGGTATTCAAGGGATGGGTGTTCATGATGACGACTTCATTGAACAAATGATCTATACGTCAACTCATGACCGTCTATTGTTCTTTACTAATACTGGTAAAGTTTATCGGACTAAAGGATATGAAGTTCCTGAATATGGACGTACTGCTAAAGGTATTCCGGTTATTAACTTATTGAACATTGAAAAGGGCGAAAAGATCCAAACAGTTATCAACGTTGATAAAGACGTCGACCTCGATAACTCCTTCCTATTCTTTGTTACTAAGTTTGGTACAGTTAAGCGTACAGCCGTTTCAGACTTTGCTAATATCAGACACTCAGGCTTACGTGCAATCGCTCTGAGGGATGAAGATGAGCTAATTAACGTCTTTATGACAGACGGCAATAAAGTTATCTTTATCGGTACTCACAAGGGTTATGCCGTAACCTTCAAAGAGACTGACGTTCGTCCAATGGGAAGAACTGCAGCCGGTGTTAGAGGTATTAAGCTACGTGAACAAGATTATGTAGTTGGTTCATCAATCTTAGAACCAGAACAAGAAGTCTTAACGATTTCTGAGAATGGTTATGGTAAGAGAACTGCTGCTAGCGAATATCCAGTTAAAGGTCGTGGCGGTAAAGGTATCAAGACCGCAAACGTTACTGAAAAGAACGGACCAATCGCTGGTATTGCAGCAGTAAATACTGACGAAGATATTATGTTAGTAACTAACACAGGGGTCATGATCAGATTTGATGTAAACAATGTTTCGCAAACTGGTCGTGCAACCTTGGGTGTTAGATTGATCAAGGTAGACGACGATGCAATCGTTTCTACTATGACCAAGATTGCTCATGAAGATGAGGAAGAAGATCAAACAGATGATCCTTCAACTGATTCAACAGATGGCAACACAGATCCAACAGACAATGCAACTCCTGATTCATCGGACACAACTCCAGACGAAGATGAGACAGACAATAATTCTTCAGATTCAGACAATTCGGAAGAATAA
- the rpsF gene encoding 30S ribosomal protein S6 yields MAHYEITYIIKPDIEEDAKKAVIDRYNKILTDNGAKNVESKDWEKKRLAYEIANYKEGIYHIITLDTDDDAALNEFDRLSKIDDNILRHMIIRREA; encoded by the coding sequence ATGGCACATTACGAAATTACATACATCATCAAGCCAGACATCGAAGAAGATGCAAAGAAGGCTGTTATTGATCGTTACAACAAGATCCTTACAGACAACGGTGCGAAGAATGTTGAGTCAAAAGACTGGGAAAAGAAACGTTTAGCATACGAAATTGCTAACTATAAAGAAGGTATCTATCACATCATTACTTTAGATACTGACGATGACGCAGCTTTAAACGAATTTGACCGTCTTTCAAAGATCGACGACAATATCTTGCGTCACATGATCATCAGACGTGAAGCTTAA
- the ssb gene encoding single-stranded DNA-binding protein, with amino-acid sequence MINRVVLVGRLTRDPELRYTANGAAVASFTVAVNRQFTNSQGEREADFINCVIWRKAAENFSNFTHKGSLVGVDGRVQTRSYDNQQGNRVYVTEVVVENFSLLESRSESERRAANENSNGGNGFNNQNQQAPAQPSSNQNTQSPFSNNNQSNNNNNQNNNSGNNSNTNNQDPFADNSKPIDISDDDLPF; translated from the coding sequence ATGATTAACCGAGTAGTTTTAGTCGGACGCCTGACGCGTGACCCTGAACTTAGATATACTGCTAACGGTGCTGCAGTTGCATCATTTACTGTTGCTGTTAACAGACAATTTACTAATTCTCAAGGTGAACGTGAAGCTGACTTCATTAACTGTGTTATTTGGAGAAAAGCTGCTGAGAACTTCTCAAACTTCACACATAAAGGTTCACTAGTTGGTGTTGATGGACGTGTTCAAACTCGTTCATACGATAACCAACAAGGAAACCGTGTTTATGTAACAGAAGTAGTTGTAGAAAACTTCTCACTTTTGGAATCAAGATCTGAAAGTGAAAGAAGAGCTGCAAATGAGAATAGTAACGGTGGTAATGGTTTTAACAACCAAAACCAACAAGCTCCAGCTCAACCATCAAGCAATCAAAATACTCAGTCTCCATTTAGCAACAATAATCAATCTAACAATAACAACAATCAAAATAATAATTCAGGTAACAATTCAAATACGAATAATCAAGATCCGTTTGCTGACAACAGCAAGCCAATTGATATTTCAGATGATGACTTACCTTTCTAA
- the rpsR gene encoding 30S ribosomal protein S18, whose product MAQQRRGGRRRRKVDFIAANHIEYIDYKDTDLLKRFISERGKILPRRVTGTSAKNQRKLTIAIKRARIMALLPFVAED is encoded by the coding sequence ATGGCCCAACAAAGAAGAGGCGGACGTAGAAGACGTAAAGTTGACTTCATCGCTGCTAACCATATCGAATACATCGATTACAAAGACACAGACTTACTAAAGAGATTTATCTCAGAACGTGGTAAGATCTTGCCAAGACGTGTTACAGGTACAAGTGCAAAGAATCAAAGAAAGCTTACAATTGCTATCAAGAGAGCAAGAATTATGGCTCTTCTACCATTCGTTGCAGAAGACTAA
- a CDS encoding DHH family phosphoesterase, producing the protein MKNIKSNLRYFLSRVDHSTQLTGASLIVMLISIFIVGIIHGHVSGYIQALLVVISLTLFIYLFLLLGEKAGKYTTDLQYRINRGTDNSFVEYPLGILLYDEDQQVQWVNPYFVEKTGLEPIYSMNIADISPELLSFVTTDEEEDSEHGSSKTIKIGHKYYLVQVQRELRVIYLFEITHYSEMESRYENNRSVIGQVYLDNYAEITQSMSDRDISNLDNYITNELTNWATRGKMFLKRIDDDHFFILAYSGKLFESEQRGFKVLDTIREYTSQQNVPLTLSMGFAYGVDDLSVLSEEAQKNLNLALGRGGDQVVVRGIGEKARFYGGNTDPMEKRTRVRARMISEALQELLKDSDQVIVMGHNHPDMDVIGSSLGIRRIAAMNNTPCKIVVDKKSLHTDVARLIGLIQKEDPEANQDIISSDESNNIVTPNTLIVMVDHSKQSISINPKLFEQNSEKIVVIDHHRRGEEFPENPMLIYIEPYASSTSELITEMLEYQPKNKKSIDKIEATALLAGITVDTKSFSLRTGTRTFDAASYLRSVGADETLIQEILKENVNSFIERNHLIESITMVGNNMAVCFGEEDKTYDPVIVAQAADTLLSLNGVEASFVISKRPDGRVGISARSLGKINVQVIMEKMGGGGHLSDAATQISDSTVEESKDQLIEVLTDMQNKK; encoded by the coding sequence ATGAAAAATATAAAATCTAACCTTCGATATTTCCTCTCAAGAGTTGATCATTCAACTCAATTAACAGGTGCTTCGTTAATTGTTATGCTGATTTCAATTTTTATAGTAGGTATCATTCACGGACATGTGAGTGGCTACATACAAGCCTTATTAGTAGTAATATCTTTAACGCTATTTATATACTTGTTCTTACTATTAGGGGAGAAAGCCGGAAAATATACTACAGATCTACAATACCGGATCAATCGTGGGACTGATAACAGTTTTGTCGAGTATCCATTAGGTATCTTGCTTTATGATGAAGATCAACAAGTTCAATGGGTGAATCCTTACTTCGTTGAAAAAACTGGACTGGAACCGATTTATAGTATGAATATTGCTGACATCTCTCCAGAACTGCTTTCGTTTGTCACGACTGACGAGGAAGAAGATTCTGAACATGGTAGCAGCAAGACAATCAAGATTGGTCATAAATACTATTTGGTTCAAGTTCAACGTGAACTAAGAGTCATCTACCTATTTGAAATAACGCACTATTCAGAAATGGAAAGTCGTTACGAAAATAACCGTTCAGTTATCGGTCAAGTTTATCTTGATAACTATGCTGAAATAACTCAGTCAATGAGTGATCGAGATATTTCCAATTTGGATAACTACATAACTAATGAGTTAACCAACTGGGCGACACGTGGAAAAATGTTTTTGAAGCGGATCGACGATGACCATTTCTTCATCTTGGCATATTCAGGTAAACTCTTTGAATCAGAGCAACGTGGATTTAAAGTTCTCGATACGATTCGTGAATATACTTCTCAACAAAATGTTCCATTAACATTGAGTATGGGATTTGCTTACGGTGTCGACGACTTATCCGTATTGAGTGAAGAAGCTCAAAAGAACCTGAACCTGGCCTTAGGTCGTGGTGGTGATCAAGTTGTTGTTCGTGGAATTGGCGAAAAAGCTCGTTTCTACGGTGGTAATACTGATCCGATGGAGAAGAGAACTAGAGTTAGAGCACGTATGATCAGTGAAGCTCTACAAGAGCTTTTAAAGGATAGCGACCAAGTAATAGTTATGGGTCACAATCACCCTGACATGGACGTTATCGGCTCCTCATTGGGTATTAGAAGAATCGCTGCTATGAACAACACTCCATGTAAGATTGTTGTTGATAAGAAGTCGCTTCACACTGACGTAGCCCGTTTGATTGGCCTGATTCAAAAAGAGGATCCAGAAGCTAATCAAGATATTATTTCATCTGATGAGTCGAACAACATCGTGACGCCTAATACGCTGATCGTGATGGTCGACCATTCTAAACAAAGCATTTCGATCAATCCAAAGCTGTTTGAACAAAACAGCGAAAAGATTGTGGTTATCGATCACCACAGACGTGGCGAGGAATTCCCCGAGAATCCTATGCTGATATATATCGAACCTTACGCATCATCGACTAGTGAGTTGATCACTGAGATGCTTGAGTATCAACCTAAGAATAAGAAGTCGATCGATAAGATCGAAGCTACAGCATTATTAGCTGGTATCACAGTTGATACAAAGTCATTTTCTCTTCGTACTGGTACGAGAACTTTCGATGCTGCCAGTTACTTGAGATCAGTGGGTGCTGACGAGACTTTGATCCAAGAAATTCTCAAAGAAAATGTAAATTCATTTATTGAACGTAACCATTTGATTGAATCGATCACAATGGTCGGCAACAACATGGCAGTTTGTTTTGGTGAAGAAGACAAGACATATGATCCAGTTATTGTTGCTCAAGCAGCCGATACATTGCTATCATTAAATGGTGTCGAAGCATCATTTGTTATTAGCAAACGTCCAGATGGCCGTGTTGGTATTTCCGCACGTAGTTTAGGAAAGATCAACGTTCAAGTTATCATGGAAAAGATGGGTGGCGGAGGCCACTTGTCAGACGCTGCCACGCAGATCTCAGATTCAACAGTTGAGGAATCTAAAGATCAATTAATCGAAGTGTTAACAGATATGCAAAATAAAAAATAA
- the rplI gene encoding 50S ribosomal protein L9 gives MKVIFTEDVRGKGKRGEVKNVADGYAQNFLIKNHKAIEATKSNMAQLTAEQNREEKDYEAELAEAKVVKGQIEDDKTVVEISAKAGTDGRLFGSVTTKKIAEELKKQYNITVDKHKMSLGEGAKALGFVNVPAKIFDTVEATIRVHIVEKK, from the coding sequence GTGAAGGTTATTTTTACAGAGGATGTAAGAGGAAAGGGCAAACGTGGCGAAGTTAAAAATGTCGCAGACGGATATGCTCAAAACTTTTTAATCAAAAATCATAAGGCAATTGAAGCTACTAAATCTAACATGGCTCAATTAACAGCTGAACAAAATCGTGAAGAAAAAGATTATGAGGCTGAACTTGCTGAAGCCAAAGTTGTTAAAGGTCAAATCGAAGACGATAAAACTGTTGTTGAGATTTCCGCCAAGGCTGGAACAGATGGCCGTTTGTTTGGTTCTGTGACAACTAAGAAAATTGCTGAAGAACTGAAAAAGCAATACAACATTACCGTTGATAAACATAAGATGAGTTTAGGTGAAGGCGCAAAAGCATTAGGATTCGTTAATGTGCCAGCCAAAATTTTTGACACTGTTGAAGCCACGATAAGAGTACATATTGTTGAAAAGAAGTAG